TGAAACACTTTTAAAAATACTTGCCTGTTATGACAAAATAATGGCAATTGTTCTACCAACATTAGGTGAGAAACGGCAGGCTACCTATTCACTTTTTTTACCTATTTCTCCTTTTTCTGGAAAGGTATTACAGGTGCCGATGATTGCCCGGAATGTTGAGAAAGGTACTGTCACCTATATTGAGCCTGAAACAGGCGAAACCATTGAGACGGAGATTACAGGGGGAAGAGTCAAGTGCCAGTGGAAAGTTGATTGGGCAATGCGCTGGGCAGCACTTGGTGTTGATTATGAAATGGCAGGAAAAGATCTTATCGATTCTACAAATCTTTCTTCTAAAATTTGCAAAGTGCTTGGTGGAAAGCCACCAGAAGGATTTAATTATGAGCTTTTTTTGGATGATAAGGGGCAGAAAATTTCCAAATCCAAGGGGAATGGCTTAACCATTGATGAATGGCTCACTTATGCACCAACGGAAAGCTTAGGGCTTTATATGTTTTTAAAGCCAAAAACAGCAAAACGGCTTTGTTTTGATGTAATTCCAAAAGCCGTTGATGAGTATTATGCGCATCTTTCTGCTTATGGTCGCCAAAAATGGCAAGAGCAGCTTAATAATCCTGTATGGCATATTCACAATGGTTGCCCTCCTCAGGTTGATTTACCTGTATCCTTTGCTATGCTTTTAAATTTAGTAAGTGCTTCAAATGCCGAGAACAAAGAAGTTCTTTGGGGTTTTATTTCTCGCCACGCTAAAGGAGCAAATGCACAAAATTATCCAGCACTTGATCAGTTGGTGCAATTTGCCATTAAATATTTTGATGTTTTTGTTAAACCAAACAAAAAATTCAGAATTCCTGATAAGAGTGAGCGCGCAACATTAGCACAAATTGATATAAAATTGGCTAATTTGCCTGAAACTGCTGATGGAGACACGTTTCAAAATGCACTTCTTGATGTTGCACGTTTAACGGAACGCTATCAAGATCATAACAAAAAGAGTCCTGAAGGGGGACCGGGTGTTTCAAATGTCTTTTTTCAAATGCTCTATGAAGTTCTTTTAGGACAGGAACGAGGACCGCGATTGGGATCATTTATTGCACTGTATGGAGTTAATGAAGTGCGTGCACTTATTGCGGAAGCACTTGCGCGACCTATGGGGGAATAATGGAAAAGCGAGAGCAAGCAGTAAAGCGGCGTCGCACATTTGCGATCATCGCGCATCCTGATGCTGGGAAAACAACATTGACAGAAAAACTTTTGTTGTTTGGTGGTGCTATTCAGCTTGCCGGTGAAGTGAAGGCGAAAAAAGACCGTATTCAAACGCGTTCTGATTGGATGCGTATTGAACGCGACCGTGGTATTTCCGTGGTAACATCGGTGATGACATTTGAATATGAAAATCATATTTTTAATCTGTTAGATACTCCAGGCCATGAGGATTTTGCAGATGATACGTATCGCACTCTTACGGCTGTTGATAGTGCTATCATGGTACTAGATGGTGCACGCGGAATTGAACCTAGGACACTGAAACTTTTTGAAGTGTGTCGGATGCGGGATATTCCTATTGTGACTTTTATCAACAAAATGGATCGTGAGGCACGTGATCCTTTAGAACTTTTAGATGAAATTGAAGAAAAGCTCGCGCTTGATACCGCACCCATCACATGGCCTATCGGCAGAGGTAAAGATTTTGTTGGTACCTTTGATCTTCATCATAATTGTTTTCGTCAACAAGATGATCAGGTAACTCAAGAAATGGTTTCTGGGCCTGATGAGGTTGCAACTTTGCTTCCTGAAGACCAGCGCATGTTTTTTATTGAAGGAGTAAATCTCGCTTGGAGTGCTTGCAAGAATTTTGATCTTCAAGCTTTTCAAGAAGGACATATGACACCGGTTTATTTTGGTTCAGCTTTACGAAATTTTGGTGTTCGTGATTTGATCAATGCGTTGATCGATTTTGGTCCAAGTCCTCGTGATCAGGTGGCAGATCAACGCAATGTAAGAGCCATGGAGTCCCAGATGACGGGGTTTGTGTTTAAAATTCAAGCTAATATGGACCCTAACCATCGTGACCGTATTGCATTTTTTCGAGTGTGTTCCGGGACGCTTGAACGCGGTATGAAGACAAAATTAGTACGCACTGGAAAGTCAATGACACTTTCTATGCCACAATTTTTCTTTGCGCGTTCACGTCAAATTGCCGATCAAGCCTATGCTGGTGATATCGTAGGGATCCCTAATCATGGAACTTTGCGTATTGGGGATACATTGACGGAAGGAGAAAAAATCCTCTTTAAAGGAGTACCCAATTTTGCACCGGAAATTTTACGTCGTGTGTGCTTGGGTGATCCAATGAAAGCGAAAAAGCTTAAAGAAGCTTTACAACAAATGGCTGAAGAAGGTGTGGTGCAATTATTTATCCCCGTTGATGGAACACCAGCTCTTATTGGTGTGATTGGTGCTTTGCAAATTGACGTTTTAGCTGAGCGGCTTAAGGTGGAATATTCTTTACCAGTGAGCTTTGAACCGGTCCGTTTTAGCGTATGTCGTTGGATTTCTACGGAAAGCAAAGACGAATTTCAAAAATTTCTCACCAATCATGAATCTGCTATTGCACACGATTTAGATGGCGATCCAGTTTTTTTAGCAGAAAATCACTTTTCATTGAATTATGAAGCAGAACGGGCGCCGAAAATAAAGTTTACTATCTTTAAAGACTATCAGTCACGCTCTGACTGAAAAGCAGCTTTTGCTACGGTAAAAGCAATGATTCTTTAAGAAAAATCAAAAAAAGGGAGAGGCAAAATTCCTCTCCTTAAAAAAAATCATTATGAGTAGATTTAACGAAGACCATCTTTAATCCATTCAGAAACACGTCCTTTAGAAGCGGCTCCCACCATATTCGATGAGGCTTTTCCATTTTTGAACATCAATAAAGTAGGAATCGAGCGGACTCCGTATTGAGTAGCCAATTCGGGATTTTCATCAATATTTACTTTGGCAATTTTGATCTGGCCTTGCATTTCTGTTGAAATTTCATCCAAAATCGGAGCAATCATTTTGCAAGGACTACACCACTCCGCCCAAAAATCAACCACAACAGGGACGGAAGAAGCAAGAACTTCATTTTCGAAATTGCACTTATCAGTTTTTATACAGGTCATTGATTTATCCTTTACATTTAATTTCTATACATTGGTATCACGGCACGTCATATCAAGTTATAACAAAGATAAATTATAGAAAACTTTAGAGGAAAGGATTTTCTTGGATTATCAAGCAATTTCATCAAGAAGCGCATCAAGCTTTTCAGAAGGAAGTTTAAAAATTTTTGCTTCTTTGGTGTAGATAAGAAGAGCTTGGACGTTTTTGGTGGGATGAATAGCCTGCAGCAATTTTCGATAAAGAGCCATTTGCAACAAATCACGTGGTGCGATAGCTGCTTCGTTTTCAGGAGGAATCCCAGTTTTAAAGTCAGCAAAGATAATTTTATTTTGTGTAATGTAGAGACGGTCAACTTGACCAGAAATTGCTTGTTCTTTTCCACGAATCTTTATAATGCCCATCAAGGAAACTTCAGCACGTGCATCTTCAGAAAAGAGAGGTTTGAGGTATGAATGGTCTAAAATCTGCCAAACATGACGCAGCGCATCTTTTTTTTGAGACTCATCCCAATGAGAGGCTTTGGTATTGAGATAGTGTTGGGCATAATCTCGACGTTTTTGAGGGACGCAATTGGGTAGATATTGCAGCAAGAGGTGAATAAGATTACCATATTCAATGGAAAAAGCTCTGTTGGTGTTTGTTTTCCCTAAAACAGGTGAGATACTGAACTGTTTTAGATTGGGGGCAAGTTCAGTATCAGCTTCAATAGAAAGGCTAGCAACAGAGGGCCTCAACGGTTTTGGTAAGGCTGGTTCTGCTGGAACTTTATGGAAGAAAAAATCCGGTAAAGGTGGGAATGTTTGGCTCTCGACACAGGATACTTCCTGGTTTATTGGGATAGGAGAAGAAGGTGTGATGCAATAGCGCCAAGCTGCGATATCTTCTGCAGGACCTTTTATAGGAATTGCATGCGGTGTGAGAGCTTTTTTTACCAATTGTAGCCATGTACGAGGGAAGGTGCGCTTACCGCTATATCCACAAATAAACAATCGATCTTCAGCACGTGTCATTCCGACATAGAGGAGGCGTTTATATTCTTCTTCTGCACGCTCTTTTAAGCGTGAAAGTGCTTTTTCAGAAAGTTTTGTGTTAAATTGTGCGTTGGGGTGCCAGATAAAATTTTTTTGCTCGCTCAATTGTGTATGGAAGAAAGGAACTTTAAGCAAGTGAGACGCATGTTGAGGATGCCAAATTGGACTACCGGGATCAACGAGAAAAACAACAGCAGCTTCTAGTCCTTTTGCAGCATGAACAGTCATGATACGAACTTCTTCATGGTTTTGATGAAACTCGCGTTTAATTTCTGGTTCGCTTTCACTTAGTGTTTCCAAAAAAGCTTGCAGTCCTGGTAACCCCGTTTTTTGAATAGTGAGCGTATAATCCATAAAAGCATCAAGCACGTCATTTGCTTCAGATCCTAAGCGGGCTAGAATCTTTTGTCGTCCTTTATCAATGTTCAGAATATAGCTATAGAATTCGAAAACCGGTATTTTATCCACGAGGGTGCGATAATGATTTAAATTTTCAAAAGCATCTTTAAAAGATGCATGTGATAGTGCGTGCATACAAAGACTTTGCCAAAGAGAGCCTGTACGATGAGCAGCAAGCTGATACAGTTCATCTTCGGTAAGTGCAAAGAGTGGACTTTTTAAAACACAGGCAAGCGAAAGGTCATCTTGTGGTTGTAAGACAAAACGTGCAAGCGCCATTAAATCACGTACACTGATATGGTTGGTGAGCTGTAAACGGTCAGCACCAGCGACAGGGATATTGTGTAGTTTAAGCGCACGGGAAAGTGCTAAGACAAATTGATCACGTTTACGCACTAAGATCATAATATCGCTAGCCCGCATTAAGCGTCCTTTTGCTGGAAGCATTTCTTCGTTGTGTAACCAATTAGCAATGGTTTCAGCAATTTTTTCTGCCAAACGTACTTCGGGTGTGTCTAGATGATCAACAGTTACATGCCAATCATCAGGAAATTCATTTGTTTCTTTGGAAATGGCATCCCATAAAATAACATCACCTGGGCTATGAACACGAATAGCTTCGTGTACCGTTTTTGTATTTTCTGCTGAAAGCCCTTTGTAATTTTCTGGTGTTTCAAAGACAAGATCAACGCTTTTAAGTACATCGGCTGTAGAGCGAAAAGAATAATTGAGTTGTATTTTTTCAAATTTCTGATTTACCTGCTGCACTTTTTTTTGAATTATTCGACCGTTTGCAGCAAAATTTTCTGGTGCAGCGCCTTGAAAAGAATAGATGGATTGTTTTTCATCCCCAACAGCAAAAAGAGTGCGTATATTTGTACACTGACTGTGACCTGTGAAAAATTCTTGCGCCAAAAGTTGAATAATTTTCCATTGCTCAGAATTGGTATCTTGTGCTTCATCAAGCAAAATATGATCAAGACCACTATCAAGTTTATAGTGCACCCATTGGCTTGCACCTTTACGCTGCAACAAGTGGAGTGTGCGTTCAATAAGGTCATCAAAATCTAAGAAGCCATTGGCTTTTTTTAAATTCGCATAGATTTTAAGATACAGAGTACAAAGCCGAAAAGCAACCATATTGAGTGTGGCGATTTTTAAGCATTGATATTTCTCTAAAAGAACAGAAAGCTTGCTTTGTTTTTCTTTAATCATTTGTTGAATAAAGGGCCAAGTTTCATCTGATTTTGTGCAAGACAAACGCGAAAAATTACGAGGTTCACCTGTCATTCTAAAATAAATATTGGAAATAATTTTGATAATATTTGTTTCATCACAAGTCTCTGCTAGTTGGGAAAATTTCGCAATCATATCTTTGAGGTGTTGATTGCCGTGGGTTTTGCAATGCGTAAGAATATAAAGAGGCAGGCGAGCAGTTTGTTGAATTTTTTCCAGCAGCTGTTGGTTTGTTTCATCAGGCGCTAAATGAAAAAGCGCACGCAATCGTTCTTCTCCATTTTCAGACAGAAGAGAAGACAAAAAATCAGACAGTTCATATTGCTTTTCAGTTGCTTCATACAGCAATTGGTTAAAAGTGTGCTCATTGATAACTTTAAGCAGCTGTTTCAAAGCGGATTGTGTATCGTGATGTGCCAAAAGTTGGCGACGAGATTCTTGTAATAATTTTTTTCGACTGATATCATCAAGCAGTTCAAAATGCCCGGCAATATTGGCTTCTAGCATGAATTGGTGCAAGAGAGATTCGCAAAATGCATGAATAGTTTGGATTTTTAAGCCACCAGGTGTTTCAAGGGCACGTGCAAAGAGTTGACGTGCATAGATTAATTTTTGCGCGTTGATGGGTTTATTTTCAAGCCGCGAAAGGATTGTTTGAAGCTGTGTATCATCAAGTTCATTCCAGCTGGAAAGTGTGCGAAAAATCCGCGATTGCATCACGGCTGCCGCTGCTTTTGTATAAGTAAGGCATAAGATACGTGCTGGAGAGGTACCATTTAAAAGCAAACGGATGACACGTTCACTTAGAACATGGGTTTTTCCAGATCCTGCATTTGCGGAAACCCACACGTTGGTTTTTGGATGTGTTGCTGTTGCTTGTGCATCAAGGGCTGCTTCAGGAATAGAAAAAGGAGTCATGATTGACCTGCTTTATGAAGACTACTTGACCATTCCCATAAGCGTGCCAAATGGTCATAATCACCTTCATATTCTTTTTTTAAAGGGACGGCGTGTGAAAGATAGCCTTGTTGTGGATTTTGATAATATTCTATTAACGCAATAAGATGTTTCCATGCTTTTTCACCAAGATTAATTGCGCTTTGGGTGTCTTTTTTCCCTTTCTTTAAAAGAATTGATTGGGGAGCGATTTCACCTTTTCCATTGAGAGCGATATAAAATAAATTTGTAGGGGTAAGATCTTGAAAATCTGTAAAAGCTCCTTGCATGAACAAAGCTGTTTCCAATGCCAATTGTGGAAATAATAAATCGCGAACTTGTTTTGATGAAGGGGGTGTGCTGGTTTTAAAATCAAAAATTTCAACCATTTTTCCTGGCAAAACATCAATACGATCAGCGCGTCCCGAAAGTGTTACACCCGTTGTACCTATGGGTATTTTTTGAGAAACCACTTCGGCATATCGTTTACGAGGCTCTAAACTTTGTTCCCATTGGATCAAAAATGGAGCAAAGTTTTCAAAATTGTTCCACCAGATTGCTTCAATATCGGCAGGCAAATTAAGTTTATCAAATTCTTTACGCCCGATATTCAGGAGCACATCTAATGCGTTTGCAGTATTTGGATTTTTTACTTGTGTGCAAAAAGCAGCAAGAATAGCGTGATAAAGTGTGCCACGTTCAGCAGCATCCGGGTCATGGATGAGAGCTTTAAGCGGTTTAAGCCGCAAGATTTTTTTTGCGTAAATAGCATAAGGATCATACCGCAACGTTGGTATTTCAGTGACCGAAAAGTGACGGGGACGCATTTTGAGGGGTGGTATAGGGGAAGGACGTGTGGCACAGGCAGTCATATTTGTATTATCAAGCATTTTCGCCCAATGAAGCAATATTTCACCTCGTGTGCGGATTTGTTTCCAAACTTGTTTTCCTATAACCGTTTCTAAGCGCTGTAACCAGCGTGAAGGAAGTGAAGGAACATGATTAACCCGTAGTGCTCGGCTCATAACCACTTTATTCATTCCCATAGCCCACTGAAAATCATGCGCGGAAAGACCAATACGTTTCTCTGGTGGTTCAAGAGTTAACATCATTTTCATTTGCCGCGATAAAAAAGCATCATTGCGGGCTGTAATAGGCCATGATCCTTCATTAAGACCACCGATAACCACGGTATCAACGGTTTGCAAACGTGATTCTAAAGTGCCCCAGATGAACAAGCGCGGATGGCCACCCGGGGAAGGTGTTACGGAGCGGGTTGCTATAAGGGCTGAAAACATAGCAGGCCATTCGCGAAGCTGAAATTTTAATCCTGATTGATCACTTACCAATTCACACAAAAAAGTTGATAAGGCTTGTCCTGCTTCATGTTGATAAAGATTTACGAGAGAATTGTTTTCATCACGCCCAAAATTTTCAAAAACCTCAACAGTTGCTATTGCAACTTCATTGATGGTGCATTCCTTCCGCTGGGTTATGAGAGATGCTAAAGGTTCGACAGCTTTCTTCAAAAGATAACAAAGCAGACGTGCTTCTTCACACTTCTGTTGATCAAGAGTGCTGTTTTCGGAGGTATCATGGGAATATGTTTTTATCCATTTTTCAAGAAATTGGTCACATTCGCAAAGATTAATACGGCCAGTGCTTTTTCGGAGAACAAAGAGTTCAAAATTTTCTGCCATTTCGCGTAATCGAGGACGGT
This genomic window from Bartonella quintana contains:
- a CDS encoding lysine--tRNA ligase, with product MMCDSYDALSLTSELSDAAAQSKAWPFEEARKIIKRYEKTGYPESIIFETGYGPSGLPHIGTFGEVARTTMVRHAFHILTENKVKTKLICFSDDMDGLRKIPDNVPDREKMASYLDQSLSRVPNPFGDTYPSFGAANNARLCAFLDRFGFDYEFASATDYYNSGRFDETLLKILACYDKIMAIVLPTLGEKRQATYSLFLPISPFSGKVLQVPMIARNVEKGTVTYIEPETGETIETEITGGRVKCQWKVDWAMRWAALGVDYEMAGKDLIDSTNLSSKICKVLGGKPPEGFNYELFLDDKGQKISKSKGNGLTIDEWLTYAPTESLGLYMFLKPKTAKRLCFDVIPKAVDEYYAHLSAYGRQKWQEQLNNPVWHIHNGCPPQVDLPVSFAMLLNLVSASNAENKEVLWGFISRHAKGANAQNYPALDQLVQFAIKYFDVFVKPNKKFRIPDKSERATLAQIDIKLANLPETADGDTFQNALLDVARLTERYQDHNKKSPEGGPGVSNVFFQMLYEVLLGQERGPRLGSFIALYGVNEVRALIAEALARPMGE
- a CDS encoding peptide chain release factor 3, producing MEKREQAVKRRRTFAIIAHPDAGKTTLTEKLLLFGGAIQLAGEVKAKKDRIQTRSDWMRIERDRGISVVTSVMTFEYENHIFNLLDTPGHEDFADDTYRTLTAVDSAIMVLDGARGIEPRTLKLFEVCRMRDIPIVTFINKMDREARDPLELLDEIEEKLALDTAPITWPIGRGKDFVGTFDLHHNCFRQQDDQVTQEMVSGPDEVATLLPEDQRMFFIEGVNLAWSACKNFDLQAFQEGHMTPVYFGSALRNFGVRDLINALIDFGPSPRDQVADQRNVRAMESQMTGFVFKIQANMDPNHRDRIAFFRVCSGTLERGMKTKLVRTGKSMTLSMPQFFFARSRQIADQAYAGDIVGIPNHGTLRIGDTLTEGEKILFKGVPNFAPEILRRVCLGDPMKAKKLKEALQQMAEEGVVQLFIPVDGTPALIGVIGALQIDVLAERLKVEYSLPVSFEPVRFSVCRWISTESKDEFQKFLTNHESAIAHDLDGDPVFLAENHFSLNYEAERAPKIKFTIFKDYQSRSD
- the trxA gene encoding thioredoxin — protein: MTCIKTDKCNFENEVLASSVPVVVDFWAEWCSPCKMIAPILDEISTEMQGQIKIAKVNIDENPELATQYGVRSIPTLLMFKNGKASSNMVGAASKGRVSEWIKDGLR
- the addA gene encoding double-strand break repair helicase AddA → MTPFSIPEAALDAQATATHPKTNVWVSANAGSGKTHVLSERVIRLLLNGTSPARILCLTYTKAAAAVMQSRIFRTLSSWNELDDTQLQTILSRLENKPINAQKLIYARQLFARALETPGGLKIQTIHAFCESLLHQFMLEANIAGHFELLDDISRKKLLQESRRQLLAHHDTQSALKQLLKVINEHTFNQLLYEATEKQYELSDFLSSLLSENGEERLRALFHLAPDETNQQLLEKIQQTARLPLYILTHCKTHGNQHLKDMIAKFSQLAETCDETNIIKIISNIYFRMTGEPRNFSRLSCTKSDETWPFIQQMIKEKQSKLSVLLEKYQCLKIATLNMVAFRLCTLYLKIYANLKKANGFLDFDDLIERTLHLLQRKGASQWVHYKLDSGLDHILLDEAQDTNSEQWKIIQLLAQEFFTGHSQCTNIRTLFAVGDEKQSIYSFQGAAPENFAANGRIIQKKVQQVNQKFEKIQLNYSFRSTADVLKSVDLVFETPENYKGLSAENTKTVHEAIRVHSPGDVILWDAISKETNEFPDDWHVTVDHLDTPEVRLAEKIAETIANWLHNEEMLPAKGRLMRASDIMILVRKRDQFVLALSRALKLHNIPVAGADRLQLTNHISVRDLMALARFVLQPQDDLSLACVLKSPLFALTEDELYQLAAHRTGSLWQSLCMHALSHASFKDAFENLNHYRTLVDKIPVFEFYSYILNIDKGRQKILARLGSEANDVLDAFMDYTLTIQKTGLPGLQAFLETLSESEPEIKREFHQNHEEVRIMTVHAAKGLEAAVVFLVDPGSPIWHPQHASHLLKVPFFHTQLSEQKNFIWHPNAQFNTKLSEKALSRLKERAEEEYKRLLYVGMTRAEDRLFICGYSGKRTFPRTWLQLVKKALTPHAIPIKGPAEDIAAWRYCITPSSPIPINQEVSCVESQTFPPLPDFFFHKVPAEPALPKPLRPSVASLSIEADTELAPNLKQFSISPVLGKTNTNRAFSIEYGNLIHLLLQYLPNCVPQKRRDYAQHYLNTKASHWDESQKKDALRHVWQILDHSYLKPLFSEDARAEVSLMGIIKIRGKEQAISGQVDRLYITQNKIIFADFKTGIPPENEAAIAPRDLLQMALYRKLLQAIHPTKNVQALLIYTKEAKIFKLPSEKLDALLDEIA
- the addB gene encoding double-strand break repair protein AddB; this translates as MIYKPRIFSISPGTSFLPHFVDSLLSGALLDNFAPDGDVQTALADTLIYVPTRRAARALRTAFAERSDTKSTFLPAIRPLGDVDEDSFLFVENHPNTLNPPLGEIERLLLLARLIRPWRENLPAHLRTMFGTEDVLIPTHTADAIWLAQDLAHLMDEIETEAANWSKLKDIAPDMVAEWWQITLDFLSIVTQNWPQILKERQRSNPAEWRNQILKIHAETLYRTQPEKPILAAGVSGSIPAVSDLLKVVASLPKGAVVLPGLDLHMDEDQWNALGTTHEEKKAFDSFDHAANVFGHPQYHLKKLLSLMKCQRIHVREIGQQSTIKAKRAALLSEAFRPASTTDRWIQIVRDDYENLCADWSFIEAINEREEALAISVALRNAIEDPQKTAALITNDRNLARRVAAELQRFGIEANDSGGIPLAQTLPSTLLRLLLENVFQPDPIAFLSLLKHPLTKLEQNRPRLREMAENFELFVLRKSTGRINLCECDQFLEKWIKTYSHDTSENSTLDQQKCEEARLLCYLLKKAVEPLASLITQRKECTINEVAIATVEVFENFGRDENNSLVNLYQHEAGQALSTFLCELVSDQSGLKFQLREWPAMFSALIATRSVTPSPGGHPRLFIWGTLESRLQTVDTVVIGGLNEGSWPITARNDAFLSRQMKMMLTLEPPEKRIGLSAHDFQWAMGMNKVVMSRALRVNHVPSLPSRWLQRLETVIGKQVWKQIRTRGEILLHWAKMLDNTNMTACATRPSPIPPLKMRPRHFSVTEIPTLRYDPYAIYAKKILRLKPLKALIHDPDAAERGTLYHAILAAFCTQVKNPNTANALDVLLNIGRKEFDKLNLPADIEAIWWNNFENFAPFLIQWEQSLEPRKRYAEVVSQKIPIGTTGVTLSGRADRIDVLPGKMVEIFDFKTSTPPSSKQVRDLLFPQLALETALFMQGAFTDFQDLTPTNLFYIALNGKGEIAPQSILLKKGKKDTQSAINLGEKAWKHLIALIEYYQNPQQGYLSHAVPLKKEYEGDYDHLARLWEWSSSLHKAGQS